In one window of Tachypleus tridentatus isolate NWPU-2018 chromosome 2, ASM421037v1, whole genome shotgun sequence DNA:
- the lama gene encoding phospholipase B domain containing lamina ancestor isoform X3, translated as MFECVCVHKGGVGEGKRNGFVPNINVLYLCANVLKVPVKRFFQITAMPITKQHFYLLIICFGLHKNVNATTYASVTFDPSTGWYHIHENIRNDSVAWATFTDEIFKTGWSYLQISTNGTWKDSVQVYAAGLLEGYLTRTLIKNHWRNTVADYCDGEMEYCQQLRQFLQTNINYMNDNIALYRNTWSYWHQVALVLEQISGIEDGYLKAPTKPRTNVDVIGIMFFNVCGDLEDLEVVLNKKVSRRKVGEGSCSALIKLLNGNKDLYVAHDTWTSYSTMLRILKKYSLQIHLSPQKGSPLVPGHTASFSSSPGMILSGDDFYLISSGLAALETTIGNNNSSLWKYVQPEGTVLEWIRNLVANRMSNTGAEWVHWFKKFNSGTYNNQWMIVDYKLFKPGKLISPGLLWVLEQLPGYIASADVTEVFMKNGYWASYNTPYNNYTKDPLSRCNCTPPYSAENAIAARCDLNPKNGTYPFVALGHRSHGATDMKLTTFRLFHKYEFVAIGGPPHDPLPPFQWSKSDFAKDEPHYGHPDLWVFEPIVYHWK; from the exons atgtttgagtgtgtgtgtgtgcataaggGAGGGGTGGGGGAGGGCAAAAGAAATGGTTTTGTTCCGAAtataaatgtattgtatttatgTGCCAACGTTTTGAAAGTACCTGTAAAGAG ATTTTTCCAAATTACTGCCATGCccattacaaaacaacacttctaTTTGTTAATCATCTGTTTTGGTCTGCATAAAAATGTCAATGCTACCACATATGCTTCAGTTACCTTTGACCCTTCTACTGGATGGTACCATATTCATGAAAACATTAGAAATGACTCTGTTGCCTGGGCAACTTTTACAGATGAAATTTTTAAGACTGG GTGGTCCTACCTTCAAATATCGACAAATGGAACATGGAAAGATTCTGTGCAAGTTTATGCAGCTGGATTATTAGAAGGATACCTAACAAGAACTCTCATCAAGAACCATTGGAGAAACACTGTTGCTGATTATTGTGATGGAGAAATGGAATATTGTCAGCAACTGAGACAATTTCTGcagacaaatataaattatatgaatgataacaTTGCTCTCTATAGAAATACCTGGAGTTACTGGCATCAA GTAGCTCTTGTTCTGGAACAGATAAGTGGCATTGAAGATGGTTACTTGAAAGCTCCTACTAAACCTAGGACTAATGTGGATGTGATTGGAATTAT GTTCTTTAATGTCTGTGGTGACTTGGAAGACCTAGaagttgtattaaataaaaaggtCTCGAGACGGAAGGTTGGGGAAGGATCGTGCTCAGCTCTTATCAAACTTTTGAATGGTAATAAAGATCTGTATGTTGCTCATGATACATGGACTAGCTACAGTACTATGTTGAGAATACTGAAAAAATATAGCTTGCAAATTCACCTTTCTCCTCAGAAAG GAAGTCCTCTGGTGCCAGGTCACACTGCTTCTTTCTCATCATCACCAGGAATGATCCTTTCAGGAGATGACTTTTATCTTATTTCCTCAGGACTG GCTGCTCTGGAAACTACAATAGGTAATAATAACTCTAGTCTATGGAAGTATGTTCAACCTGAAGGCACAGTGTTGGAGTGGATCCGTAACCTAGTTGCTAACAGGATGTCCAATACTGGAGCTGAATGGGTCCACTGGTTTAAAAAGTTCAACAGTGGAAC GTATAACAACCAGTGGATGATAGTagattataaattgtttaaaccAGGGAAACTGATTTCCCCTGGGCTTCTCTGGGTATTGGAGCAACTACC GGGTTATATAGCAAGTGCAGatgttacagaagtgtttatgaAGAATGGTTACTGGGCCAGTTATAATACTCC ATACAACAACTACACAAAAGATCCCCTTTCTCGGTGTAATTGTACACCACCATATAGTGCAGAGAATGCCATTGCAGCTCGTTGTGACTTGAATCCAAAGAATGGAACATACCCATTTGTTGCATTAGGCCACAGATCTCATGGAGCCACTGACATGAAG TTGACCACATTTAGACTGTTTCATAAGTATGAATTTGTTGCAATTGGTGGACCACCTCATGATCCACTGCCACCCTTTCAGTGGAGTAAATCTGATTTTGCTAAAGACGAACCACATTATGGCCATCCTGACTTGTGGGTATTTGAACCCATTGTCTATCACTGGAAGTGA
- the lama gene encoding phospholipase B domain containing lamina ancestor isoform X1, whose translation MFECVCVHKGGVGEGKRNGFVPNINVLYLCANVLKVPVKRFFQITAMPITKQHFYLLIICFGLHKNVNATTYASVTFDPSTGWYHIHENIRNDSVAWATFTDEIFKTGWSYLQISTNGTWKDSVQVYAAGLLEGYLTRTLIKNHWRNTVADYCDGEMEYCQQLRQFLQTNINYMNDNIALYRNTWSYWHQVALVLEQISGIEDGYLKAPTKPRTNVDVIGIMFFNVCGDLEDLEVVLNKKVSRRKVGEGSCSALIKLLNGNKDLYVAHDTWTSYSTMLRILKKYSLQIHLSPQKGSPLVPGHTASFSSSPGMILSGDDFYLISSGLAALETTIGNNNSSLWKYVQPEGTVLEWIRNLVANRMSNTGAEWVHWFKKFNSGTYNNQWMIVDYKLFKPGKLISPGLLWVLEQLPGYIASADVTEVFMKNGYWASYNTPYFPDVFNMSGSAEMVKKYGDWFSYEHTPRALIFKRDQVKVHDVDSMIHLMRYNNYTKDPLSRCNCTPPYSAENAIAARCDLNPKNGTYPFVALGHRSHGATDMKLTTFRLFHKYEFVAIGGPPHDPLPPFQWSKSDFAKDEPHYGHPDLWVFEPIVYHWK comes from the exons atgtttgagtgtgtgtgtgtgcataaggGAGGGGTGGGGGAGGGCAAAAGAAATGGTTTTGTTCCGAAtataaatgtattgtatttatgTGCCAACGTTTTGAAAGTACCTGTAAAGAG ATTTTTCCAAATTACTGCCATGCccattacaaaacaacacttctaTTTGTTAATCATCTGTTTTGGTCTGCATAAAAATGTCAATGCTACCACATATGCTTCAGTTACCTTTGACCCTTCTACTGGATGGTACCATATTCATGAAAACATTAGAAATGACTCTGTTGCCTGGGCAACTTTTACAGATGAAATTTTTAAGACTGG GTGGTCCTACCTTCAAATATCGACAAATGGAACATGGAAAGATTCTGTGCAAGTTTATGCAGCTGGATTATTAGAAGGATACCTAACAAGAACTCTCATCAAGAACCATTGGAGAAACACTGTTGCTGATTATTGTGATGGAGAAATGGAATATTGTCAGCAACTGAGACAATTTCTGcagacaaatataaattatatgaatgataacaTTGCTCTCTATAGAAATACCTGGAGTTACTGGCATCAA GTAGCTCTTGTTCTGGAACAGATAAGTGGCATTGAAGATGGTTACTTGAAAGCTCCTACTAAACCTAGGACTAATGTGGATGTGATTGGAATTAT GTTCTTTAATGTCTGTGGTGACTTGGAAGACCTAGaagttgtattaaataaaaaggtCTCGAGACGGAAGGTTGGGGAAGGATCGTGCTCAGCTCTTATCAAACTTTTGAATGGTAATAAAGATCTGTATGTTGCTCATGATACATGGACTAGCTACAGTACTATGTTGAGAATACTGAAAAAATATAGCTTGCAAATTCACCTTTCTCCTCAGAAAG GAAGTCCTCTGGTGCCAGGTCACACTGCTTCTTTCTCATCATCACCAGGAATGATCCTTTCAGGAGATGACTTTTATCTTATTTCCTCAGGACTG GCTGCTCTGGAAACTACAATAGGTAATAATAACTCTAGTCTATGGAAGTATGTTCAACCTGAAGGCACAGTGTTGGAGTGGATCCGTAACCTAGTTGCTAACAGGATGTCCAATACTGGAGCTGAATGGGTCCACTGGTTTAAAAAGTTCAACAGTGGAAC GTATAACAACCAGTGGATGATAGTagattataaattgtttaaaccAGGGAAACTGATTTCCCCTGGGCTTCTCTGGGTATTGGAGCAACTACC GGGTTATATAGCAAGTGCAGatgttacagaagtgtttatgaAGAATGGTTACTGGGCCAGTTATAATACTCC ATATTTCCCTGATGTCTTCAACATGAGTGGAAGTGCAGAGATGGTTAAAAAGTATGGAGATTGGTTCAGCTATGAGCATACTCCTAGAGCTTTAATATTTAAACGTGATCAAGTGAAAGTTCACGATGTTGACAGCATGATTCATCTAATGAG ATACAACAACTACACAAAAGATCCCCTTTCTCGGTGTAATTGTACACCACCATATAGTGCAGAGAATGCCATTGCAGCTCGTTGTGACTTGAATCCAAAGAATGGAACATACCCATTTGTTGCATTAGGCCACAGATCTCATGGAGCCACTGACATGAAG TTGACCACATTTAGACTGTTTCATAAGTATGAATTTGTTGCAATTGGTGGACCACCTCATGATCCACTGCCACCCTTTCAGTGGAGTAAATCTGATTTTGCTAAAGACGAACCACATTATGGCCATCCTGACTTGTGGGTATTTGAACCCATTGTCTATCACTGGAAGTGA
- the lama gene encoding phospholipase B domain containing lamina ancestor isoform X2: MPITKQHFYLLIICFGLHKNVNATTYASVTFDPSTGWYHIHENIRNDSVAWATFTDEIFKTGWSYLQISTNGTWKDSVQVYAAGLLEGYLTRTLIKNHWRNTVADYCDGEMEYCQQLRQFLQTNINYMNDNIALYRNTWSYWHQVALVLEQISGIEDGYLKAPTKPRTNVDVIGIMFFNVCGDLEDLEVVLNKKVSRRKVGEGSCSALIKLLNGNKDLYVAHDTWTSYSTMLRILKKYSLQIHLSPQKGSPLVPGHTASFSSSPGMILSGDDFYLISSGLAALETTIGNNNSSLWKYVQPEGTVLEWIRNLVANRMSNTGAEWVHWFKKFNSGTYNNQWMIVDYKLFKPGKLISPGLLWVLEQLPGYIASADVTEVFMKNGYWASYNTPYFPDVFNMSGSAEMVKKYGDWFSYEHTPRALIFKRDQVKVHDVDSMIHLMRYNNYTKDPLSRCNCTPPYSAENAIAARCDLNPKNGTYPFVALGHRSHGATDMKLTTFRLFHKYEFVAIGGPPHDPLPPFQWSKSDFAKDEPHYGHPDLWVFEPIVYHWK; this comes from the exons ATGCccattacaaaacaacacttctaTTTGTTAATCATCTGTTTTGGTCTGCATAAAAATGTCAATGCTACCACATATGCTTCAGTTACCTTTGACCCTTCTACTGGATGGTACCATATTCATGAAAACATTAGAAATGACTCTGTTGCCTGGGCAACTTTTACAGATGAAATTTTTAAGACTGG GTGGTCCTACCTTCAAATATCGACAAATGGAACATGGAAAGATTCTGTGCAAGTTTATGCAGCTGGATTATTAGAAGGATACCTAACAAGAACTCTCATCAAGAACCATTGGAGAAACACTGTTGCTGATTATTGTGATGGAGAAATGGAATATTGTCAGCAACTGAGACAATTTCTGcagacaaatataaattatatgaatgataacaTTGCTCTCTATAGAAATACCTGGAGTTACTGGCATCAA GTAGCTCTTGTTCTGGAACAGATAAGTGGCATTGAAGATGGTTACTTGAAAGCTCCTACTAAACCTAGGACTAATGTGGATGTGATTGGAATTAT GTTCTTTAATGTCTGTGGTGACTTGGAAGACCTAGaagttgtattaaataaaaaggtCTCGAGACGGAAGGTTGGGGAAGGATCGTGCTCAGCTCTTATCAAACTTTTGAATGGTAATAAAGATCTGTATGTTGCTCATGATACATGGACTAGCTACAGTACTATGTTGAGAATACTGAAAAAATATAGCTTGCAAATTCACCTTTCTCCTCAGAAAG GAAGTCCTCTGGTGCCAGGTCACACTGCTTCTTTCTCATCATCACCAGGAATGATCCTTTCAGGAGATGACTTTTATCTTATTTCCTCAGGACTG GCTGCTCTGGAAACTACAATAGGTAATAATAACTCTAGTCTATGGAAGTATGTTCAACCTGAAGGCACAGTGTTGGAGTGGATCCGTAACCTAGTTGCTAACAGGATGTCCAATACTGGAGCTGAATGGGTCCACTGGTTTAAAAAGTTCAACAGTGGAAC GTATAACAACCAGTGGATGATAGTagattataaattgtttaaaccAGGGAAACTGATTTCCCCTGGGCTTCTCTGGGTATTGGAGCAACTACC GGGTTATATAGCAAGTGCAGatgttacagaagtgtttatgaAGAATGGTTACTGGGCCAGTTATAATACTCC ATATTTCCCTGATGTCTTCAACATGAGTGGAAGTGCAGAGATGGTTAAAAAGTATGGAGATTGGTTCAGCTATGAGCATACTCCTAGAGCTTTAATATTTAAACGTGATCAAGTGAAAGTTCACGATGTTGACAGCATGATTCATCTAATGAG ATACAACAACTACACAAAAGATCCCCTTTCTCGGTGTAATTGTACACCACCATATAGTGCAGAGAATGCCATTGCAGCTCGTTGTGACTTGAATCCAAAGAATGGAACATACCCATTTGTTGCATTAGGCCACAGATCTCATGGAGCCACTGACATGAAG TTGACCACATTTAGACTGTTTCATAAGTATGAATTTGTTGCAATTGGTGGACCACCTCATGATCCACTGCCACCCTTTCAGTGGAGTAAATCTGATTTTGCTAAAGACGAACCACATTATGGCCATCCTGACTTGTGGGTATTTGAACCCATTGTCTATCACTGGAAGTGA